From one Acipenser ruthenus chromosome 21, fAciRut3.2 maternal haplotype, whole genome shotgun sequence genomic stretch:
- the LOC117427592 gene encoding C2 calcium-dependent domain-containing protein 4C-like has translation MWVVDTIRVSVERTSLTLPISEYSFKIRDIMFSIDRPLSEKNKKMSLCPNIITPDRIPEFCIPPKLPSHLEPKTPEKNKHPTSIQISTSENTANKKESPFHEMVNTHVIQVENVDELPYDCGYSDEESTNADPQSQAALSLPHLPKAQTSYGFCTLLESPHTRRKESLFHNDPNSCGIPIMIPRSRSNTYSRVSSSSFSLNSLTSRLSPKNFSLHRQGTLDSDTASSTESSPFSSPLLIRSPPKSSLFKAISQEKLFSRTVKRTMVARNNSLSTDEGSSTDNSPNIMRRSSECLLEPMPSAYGLMPPTVFPLDLVHYRDRVIKENVISVGREGTLRLSAEYCQDNQRLRVRLVSAEGLYDSSVDPKSINCCVSMSLVPGKIQKQRSTVIRKSRNPIFNEDFFFDGISEHELCFRSLRMKVVNKGSSMKRDYALGECELPLTSILPK, from the coding sequence ATGTGGGTGGTGGATACAATCCGTGTGTCTGTGGAAAGAACCAGTCTGACTCTTCCCATCTCAGAATACAGTTTCAAAATCAGGGACATCATGTTTAGCATTGACAGACCATTATCTgagaaaaacaagaaaatgtcTTTGTGCCCCAACATCATCACCCCAGACAGAATCCCAGAATTCTGCATCCCGCCCAAGTTACCATCTCACCTGGAGCCCAAAACTCCTGAGAAGAACAAACACCCCACCAGCATCCAAATCTCCACGTCAGAAAACACTGCTAACAAAAAGGAATCCCCCTTCCATGAAATGGTCAACACGCATGTGATACAAGTTGAAAATGTGGATGAGCTGCCCTATGACTGTGGATACAGTGATGAAGAAAGCACCAACGCTGATCCCCAGTCTCAAGCTGCTCTTTCCTTGCCCCACTTACCAAAAGCTCAAACCAGCTATGGGTTTTGCACCTTACTTGAAAGCCCACATACAAGAAGGAAGGAGTCCCTTTTCCACAATGACCCAAACTCTTGTGGCATCCCCATCATGATCCCCAGAAGCAGGTCCAACACTTACTCTCGAGTTTCCTCCTCCTCATTCAGTTTGAACTCACTGACCTCCAGATTGTCTCCCAAAAACTTCAGCCTGCACAGGCAAGGCACCCTGGACAGTGACACTGCATCTTCTACAGAATCTTCTCCCTTCAGCTCCCCGCTTCTTATCAGGTCTCCTCCCAAGTCCTCTTTGTTCAAAGCAATAAGCCAAGAAAAACTCTTCTCCAGGACTGTAAAAAGAACAATGGTGGCAAGGAACAACTCCTTGTCGACTGACGAAGGCAGCTCCACAGACAACAGTCCCAACATCATGAGAAGATCATCTGAATGCTTGCTGGAGCCTATGCCTTCTGCTTATGGCTTGATGCCTCCAACCGTTTTCCCCTTGGATCTGGTGCACTACAGGGACAGAgtcataaaagaaaatgtaatttctgtGGGCAGAGAAGGTACCTTAAGACTTTCTGCTGAGTACTGCCAGGACAATCAGAGACTCCGGGTGCGCCTGGTCAGTGCTGAAGGACTATACGACTCTTCTGTGGACCCCAAAAGTATCAACTGCTGCGTCAGCATGTCCTTGGTGCCGGGGAAAATCCAAAAGCAGCGCAGCACCGTCATTAGGAAAAGCAGGAATCCCATTTTCAACGAAGACTTTTTCTTTGATGGGATTTCTGAGCATGAGCTGTGTTTCAGATCACTGAGAATGAAAGTGGTTAACAAAGGATCGAGTATGAAAAGAGACTATGCCTTAGGCGAATGTGAGCTCCCTCTTACAAGCATCTTACCCAAgtaa